The genomic DNA TAACGGGAGAACGGCAATGATGGAGCGCGGCTAGGGTTAAATATGGTCGAAGAATCAATGTCGGCCCAGGTTTCTTTTTgccaaatttacaaaattgtCCCTCCCAGTTTTATCACGTGTTCAAGTGGTGACTTTTTCTAGTTGAATGCAGACAACAAACTATGCATTCGGGAGACTCATCTCTTTTCCTCGTTCAATTTCCCTAACTCATGCACGTTCCGTAGTGAAGCGGTCTCAACATGGAAGGGAAGGTGCTCatcaaacaaaaaatttaatcgTATCGAAATCCGACTCATGTTCTACATAGTTAGCATATCCATCCCGCAGGTTTACTGGAAACCGCGCGATAGTCTTCCTCGCTATCTTTTTCCTACATACAGAAAATGAAGCATATGAAAGAACCGAAGTAATGAACCGTGCTCTCTAACAGTCCAGAGCATCTCTCGAAAAAATGACAATGTTGTTATCTATGATACAGTTTCTCAGTAAAATCTAGTAGGCCCGATTCAATTTACGAGCATATTTAACTCATCTTCTCTTGCTTCTTTCCAAGCAAAGCTTCCAAGTATATTGGAAGGCCTTCAGTGTCCCAGTCTTTGACTCTCAAAGCTGTGACGGATCAACTGGGCCAATATGTCGACCCATGTGTCGGGCACGCCAGGTAGGCACCAGTGCATGCAGTCTTGGCCCCACTCCTGCACTGCGTCCTTCTTCCCCAACCAAATGGCAGGGTGGGCATCCGCTCTGAACTCGCTCAAGTGAGTCAGATCGAGTACTCGAATATCGCTTCCTTGAACAGCCTCTCTGATGAGATTATTCAGCAGCCTCGCTTCTTTGTTTACTCCATTGTTGCTGGGATCAAACCACATGTCAAGCTGCTCAGGTCTTAGTATCTAATCTAAATGGTAGTCCTGGAAAGTTTTTAACATAAAAGTGTTCTCAAAAGAAGAGTATTCGTAAGAAACAGCAATGACAGAATGATTGTTCTAAACTGGATTTTAACAAGTTATATTTGGAAAACAGTTCCAGGAGTGGGTTATCATAAGAAAACAATCAACAGGAATGAGAGAGTGAAGAATGATGAGAGTTCCTACCTCAGATTCCTCGAGCGGCTTATCGAAAAGGCAACTCCCATTTTGATTCCAGTCCCCGCCGTAAAAATGCCTTGGTGATTGCAACCTCCAGAACTTAAGCGTCTTTCTAGATACCACTTTTTGGATGTGATTAACCATATTCCGCAGAACGACTTTAAACCCATCCAACATCTCTAGGGAAGGAGCTATTGGTTTCCCTGCCTTGTAAAAAACCAGAGGCGTCTCTTTCGGAAATTTGTCAGGGCCCCACCTTTTCAAAATCAGTAAACAAGTCTTCATATCAATGGTTTCATAAGTTCAAGATAATAAGACAGATAGCACGCCATGCAGATGGACTGATCTTGCAGATTATGCTCAAATGTAATGGAGATCGAACAAAGAGAAGCAACTTACCAATGACCAGTATTGAAAATCAGGACATCATAGAAGTTATCGATGTGGGCCCAATCATCAGCAGGAATATCCACATCTACTCGATAAACGCCTTTCGCTTTCACTTCACCCGCATGTGCAGACTGTTCTGGGTGCCACCTTTGTTTGATCAGTCATGAGCAAGTGAGGTTATACAACTCAGACGCAAACAGTTCTGACACTAAGAATAGTAAGCAGTCTGAAAAGCAACTAAAAGTTTGTCGTTTGACCATCTTCATTCGATTCCGAGAATCAATGCTAAACTGAACATCAGCAGATTTCGAGCAAAGCTAGACAACGATAGATCAACACCCGTATTGACATTACAACTTAATTCGAGCGAGAACACCATCAAAACCCTTTCTTTATCAATCGAAACATTCAAACACGATCTCCATTGCAGCTTTCTAAAGGAACTCTTTGGGTCTTTTCAGCTACCAAACTGCTAATCCAGTGCTACCAGAGAGCATTTCAGCCGACCAACAGATAAAACCAATCGACAACGTTAAAAGCAGActcattgaagaaaaaattcacCATCTTACCCGTAATTCGCCAGCAGAACTGCGCGGTGATACGCCACCGTGACGTTGAATTTCGGGAAATGAGCTCCCCTCCAAGCCCCTTTCCTCTTCCATTTTTTGGCCCCTGAATCAGCCGCCCGCAGAGCACACAGAAACGCCACCACGAAGTTCTCGTTCAACGAGTCCCCGACAAACCCAATGTTCCTGTTCCTCATCAGGGTCAGGAACCGCGTCGGGTCGACACGGTCCAGGGCGCAGCCGTCGGGCACCCACTTCCAAGAATTGATCGCGGCCATGTTCTCTCTCTGGTTCCTGAGGCAGTTCCACGCGTTCCTGTGGAACGGGCAGGTCTCGTCGTACaggggcttgggcttgttcggGTCCTGGACCCACCTGCCATTGAAGAGGTTGCAAGACGGGGGTCTTGGGAGGTTCTGCGGTTGAGGGCGTGGAGAAGAGAGAAGGGAGGAGTGGAGGAAGAGAAGGGTCAGGACTACGAAGACGAGGAGTGGGAAGAGTGGAGATGGGAGCTTCGGAGCCATCTCAGATCCACCACCATCTGTAGTATTGCTTCCCTGCTTGATGGCTGATCGCAGAGatggagagggagggaggtagggggagagagagagagagagagggagccATGGAAGCTCTCTGTGCGGTCCGGTCGAACCGGTCTGATTTGATGGACCGTTTTACACATCGACTCGGATTCATCAGACTCCACTGAGCCGTCTGGTTCTTCCCCAACCCGGAATGAACCAGATTGAACTAGTCGAATATTCAGTTTATTCTCGAGTTTGATCATCGTTATCGGAAATTAATTATGGAGATCAAATCCGATCCATTTAGGCGGCTATTGAGTACGTAAATTCTAACCCGTTAAATTCAATTCAATGTTTTTCTTGatagaaaaaatatgattgaACATATTATTTCTCTCGATTAAGCATTAGAATTCCAGTTGTCAAACCCCACCGCTAAAAGTTATTGAAGTTTGAATTTTGTTCGTTCGATTCACATAAAGTATGACGAGTCGTAAATCGGGTATCATCAGACTCTTGTTTCTGGATTAGACTGCCTTATTTGATGAAGAATTGAAAGAACCGCTAACAGTGACTGGAAAATACGAGTGATGATTCACAGGAAATGTTCGAAAAGCACCTCAACGAGTTGTCTTTGGGGATCAACTGGTGATCATACACAAATTGAGACCAATCACAGAacctatataaatatatatagccaTCGATGGGACGATACGAGAATCAGTGTTAGCTCGGTTCAGTTTGTCTTCAGAACATCGTAAAATGATGCAGGTCTCTTCTTAGAACCGGCACTGAGTTCCTGATGCAAAGGATAAAAAGACGGTTCTAAGAAAGTCTTTGTAgaaatttttcttgaaataaaaGAGAATCAGGTTATATATACGGATACCTCGACAGCAGAGGCAAGACGTAAAAGTGAAGCTTCGCCCCATGGGCGACCTATCAGTTGCAAACCGATTGGAAGGCCTTGCTTATCGTACCCGACCTGAAATTCAACATAAAGCGAGAAGATgagtttcatatttttatcgGAGAGCAGAGCAGTGTGCATCGATACAATCTAAACAATCAGGGATGGGAACTGACAGGGACAGAAACGgcaggaaggccaagaagatTTCCTGCCAGGATGAACCGCATTAGGTAACCTGAAACAATGGAGCCAAAGTTGAACAAAGGTCACATTTGTATCGATATTCCTGTTGAATACTTACATTGGCCGTATGAGGTAATTATCAAGCATTTATTCtggataaaaagaaaaacagataAACGAGGATAAATGATAGGCGACAAACTGTCAAAGAAAGCAACCTGTTTTACTATGCTGTGTTCCACTTACGATtcctttcaaatccgtatcaTAAGGAGGTGCGTTAGATTTTTCCAGATCGGTTAATTGTGGCTTTTTCTTTGTCCTTGGGGAAAACTCGGAATATTTATTGGTATAGATGTTCCCAACCTGTAAGAACGATCGAAAGGTATGGTACGAACCTGTAACTTGCATGTCTGTCTCCCCATATTTAAGAGCACTAGTCGGTATTTTCGGTGCGGTCATTCTGCAGCACATAGCTATCAAAAAGTCATTTCACAGAAAATTAAAGCACAGGCAATTCAAAAGCTAAAGCAAGAACGAGCAGGGCAAGTCACATTTAACATACCCTGTTGTTGGGGTCACTATGAAATCAACCTTTTTGAAAATCTCCATGTGATGATGCATTACTCTTCGCCTGACATTAGCCAACAGTGTATAATTACAACAAAAATGAAGGATTTGATTGGACAGAGCACGAGTATCAACCCTAA from Punica granatum isolate Tunisia-2019 chromosome 2, ASM765513v2, whole genome shotgun sequence includes the following:
- the LOC116196379 gene encoding protein trichome birefringence-like 12, coding for MAPKLPSPLFPLLVFVVLTLLFLHSSLLSSPRPQPQNLPRPPSCNLFNGRWVQDPNKPKPLYDETCPFHRNAWNCLRNQRENMAAINSWKWVPDGCALDRVDPTRFLTLMRNRNIGFVGDSLNENFVVAFLCALRAADSGAKKWKRKGAWRGAHFPKFNVTVAYHRAVLLANYGWHPEQSAHAGEVKAKGVYRVDVDIPADDWAHIDNFYDVLIFNTGHWWGPDKFPKETPLVFYKAGKPIAPSLEMLDGFKVVLRNMVNHIQKVVSRKTLKFWRLQSPRHFYGGDWNQNGSCLFDKPLEESELDMWFDPSNNGVNKEARLLNNLIREAVQGSDIRVLDLTHLSEFRADAHPAIWLGKKDAVQEWGQDCMHWCLPGVPDTWVDILAQLIRHSFESQRLGH